attcttttattatatTAGAGAGATTACTATGAATTTGTTTTCCATTCCATCTTGGAAAATCAACCATAAGTGTCGTTTTCTCTAAAACCCTATGTTGTGATTTCTTTTCATTCATGATTcttctttttaattaattcaatcaCCACCAGTATGACGATGTTGCTTCCAACCCTGCTACAATCtataagtttgattttttttatctacaTGTTTGATTTGATTAATGCACAGTGTAACGTGTCATGAAAGATTGTTCTCGCCCTGATCTAAACCCTGCTTCAAATAGGGAATTTCTATACGTACCTCCCCCCTCCAAATAAATGCTTGTTGTACCCCCCATGTGAGTTTAATAGTGCTTGTGAACTCCTATGATGTGAAGATTTATATGAGTGAGGAGGGTACATATAGTAACACCCCTTCAAATGTAGTATCttcttaatttatatttttttcttcttCACTCACCATCTTCCTCTCTCGCTTAGTCATCATTACTGATAACATATTGTATATATTTTGTCGAATTTAGCTATAACTTCTACTATTCAAGATGTGGTTTACGTATTTCTTCGTTAGAAACCACTCAAGGATCCAATAGAATGATTTGATTAAATATTTACAAatcacgatatatatatatatatatatatatatatatatatatatatatatatatatatatatatatatcatgttgaTTACTTCATGTAAATTATTAATctgtttttattttcttatgcttgattaagtctAATTACGTAACACCCCAGTTTTCAAGTAATTTCAAATTCATCCGTTGGTTTTAAAGTATAAGTCAATTTGATTCTTAAGTCCAAGAACTATGCCTTGAAGCCTTAATGACATTTTTGTAATATAAGCTggaggagtacgctaagcgtacatgtgtgtacgttgagcgtactagggcgcgcccaaatacgttgggcgtacacttaCGTATGCTGGACGTACTCACGctaggaggaaaccctaaattttagggtttgaagggtatttaagcatcatattaGCTCATGTGCTTTCCACCTTTCAGCCTCCACTCCGTGAGATTTTTTGCAAACCTTAATCTTTGAGTGTGCATTTTGGAGCTCAAGTGTGTGCTTTTTGGTGTGTTAGAGGAAAAAGAAGATTCTTGGAGAAGACTTGGTGAGGGATCAACTTGTGGATATGGGATTCTTACCTTCTTGAGAAGCTCTAGAAGGTATAATCCATCAATCTTGCCTTGTTTTTATTTTAGATCTTTCCATGTGGAAATTATGTGTTCTTAGTCCCTTTTCTTGGTGTTAATGAGTATGTGTTACTCTAATACCAAAGGATCCATCCTTTGTGAAGAGATAAGGTGCtataagtcataaaaatgataTATCGGCTCTTGTGGTGCATGCATGAGGTCTTTAGTGGTTAAGACAAGCTAGAATCTTGGTGTTGGGCCTTATTAAGACATGcataaccataaagttggaaacattacgGTTTGGAACACCTCTTTGGACCTGGATCTGAAAGGTGGATGTTGGACTGAATGGGATAAGCTCTTAATCAAAGTCTTGCATGGCTACCACGTACTCTGGCATACCAAGACGTACGCTGGGCGTTGGTGGTTAATAACGCGATTCCGGGTCAATGTAGAGTATGCAAGGCATACAGTtgagtatgccccgcatactcagCCTGTTGGGTTTTCAAGTTTGGGCTTCAAGATTTGGGCCACCTTTTGGGCTTGGACGGTTGGGCCCTTATTGGTTCATCTAATTATGGGTGTTTTTGGGCTAAGTTAAGTGTTGGACCTTGGAGTAAGGCCCAAATAGGAGTTGGGCCTAATTGGGAAGATTAGGCCAAATATGGGCTTTGAGTGATTATTTATTTTTGGGCCTTTTTGGATCAAGATTTGGGCCTGGGTCTTAGCCATCTAGGGAAAAGGTAAAGTGGCCATTTACTCTAAGTATGGATTATTAGTCAAGGATtataatccaattattaattggatgattATTTTATTGTGCTAGTGTGGGGATTTTAATGAGCTAGAGGTCGAAGGCTTTCAGTGtgattcagcagtgtgaggtgagtcttcctcactgtacttataggtcgaaggcaccaaggccggccctttggattgttatcataGTTATTGTGTGATTGAGTATTGTAGTGACCTGTTAGATATCTATCATAGTAGAtatgatgatgttatgcttagtgatctataaGATCTGTCTGCTTGTTATTGGTTGGTTAATTGTATGCttatctattatatatatatatatatgtatatatatatatatatatatatatatatatatatatatatatatatatatatatatatgtgtgtgtgtgtgtgtgtgtcgacACAATGTATGTGTGGTTAgcttgaggcggtcctgctttgtgctgaaggccaaaagACCTAGAGTGTCCCGGATAGAATGGAGGCcagtggggcgtaccagtcaggatGAAGGCCTAGAGAACGGTCCTGATGGGATGAAGGTCCGATGTGGCGTACCAGTCATGCTAAAGGTTTTGTGAGCGTACCAGGTAAACTATAGGCCGGTGGGTGGTTAGACTCagactgaaggctctgtatgcatgctGTTTATTGTTATTATTCTGGTTTTGCGCTgttttggtatttttggggaactcactaagctttggacttacagttttgggttatattttaggtacttcagatgatcatgGGAGGGCAaatgcgtgatcgtgcacctcctcatgttttgttttatgattttgggaaaactctaataataaacatattttgaaaactatttttgtaaacaatgatggctTGTGGAATTgtttgaaaagttaaaaattttttttgaattttatggatgttacaagttggtatcaaagccttggtttgagtgacttggatgaaacactcgtgtgagtccagtctcaaactaaggaaaggatttttcaaaagttttcaaaataatcaaggaggatgcgatgtgtacgatcagccggagtcATAAGtcgaccccaaattaccacactgttattcaatattatgatatgttagaacaacatgcttgtAATAGGCTAGGGATCATTAGGAAttttcatgatagaattgcctgattttatgatgtctgatagcctagggttctttTTACATGGAATTAACATCactactgtagttgcttagtgtatgcaccaTGGCCatgcataactaagattctatagtctgaaaatgtttgatttggccttatttcctgttcttgtttgataaaGGGGTTAGGGTAGGATCAAATATACGACTGTCtatggggtccagcgttatgtatgactagcacacacgagtgttgcagggttggtggaagtttcatagaTAGGTTGTGTAGGGTCAACCAGCCACTTCTGAGATGATTAGCCTTTCCTCTTAGGTGTGAGGATCGAGTGTATGTTTATGCTAGTATATAtcgttagggttgttgtgatgatcctatGGAAAAAATGcgtataggtgtggaaggtacaatgggctcgtactactagaagcacggGACCCGTACGCGTaaaaaggaagtcacaacccctagggctttaTTGGAAGTTGGTTCCTTGTCTTGATATATGTGTTATCTAATATTccctggtttattttcagtatggtgacgatGAGGCGAGTTGAGACTgggtccggatcaggatcaggagctggCACTCAGGGTGGGTCAACTACGTTGGATGACAAGATTAGGGAGATTCTCCATGAGGAGGTTGTGGCTATTGTTAGGGATTAGATACCAGagttatttgggtcatcgtggatagataaAACAAGAGTGCCCAcagatgtgtgtaaaaccaactagttttaatcctactaacttagacacaaaataaacacacgaaagacagtgtacctatcgattagtaatatagttcaagcaagtagggtatcgaacacagggaacggtaaacaattaaaataaatgctaatattatctaaataaaacaaataacaaaaagggggttttctctagttttacaagactagaaacttaattagaataaccaacacacaaattaactaactagcaactaaaacaattaattaccaactaaattcaatagtaaagaggacttctgtttaggtacgactcatttgttcccatggatgattttaatgtatcggattaattcttcattggctaccgattaagataattaggttcatgttcgctattcctaattcttagaaaacaaattaaatcaagcaatggccagttgtctaaattaacgggtttcctagattattgattcgggttaagtaagacttgtagtggttaactaaattggcccttcaattaacctcttgtcgatgttcatccaacaagcttacacattaacttacctatcttctagttaattctagtttcacgttcgttattcctagacatacaactatgtggtcacaataaatcatatgaaattaataactaagagatgttcatacaacttaattactgatttattaacagaagaatagttattgtcaacacataaggttctttaacaagcttaacaaaacataattaccaattaaaattaatcctactcaaataatcaatccatgttcacaaaattgtctaccctaacagaagaataagtttttagctcatgattgcagtaaacataaactcaaaaacgaaatcaaagtatgtaaacatgatacaaatcaaaaagttactaagaataaaccaaaattgtcttgattctcttcacaattgaatgtagggttgattcttcagttcctcacgacctagcagcacttccaatcgttcctcagcctcctagggtttctctccatgctagggtatcattctgaaagtccctttatatagattttcacaaaacagaggctactcggcgagtccagtgacctactcggcgagtccatcacttaaaacccgtgtacatCAAGTCagtgcgtccagaatcgcgaaagttcgatacaactcgccgagtaatctaccctactcgccgagtacgttttgaatcaacattttctcaaaacacgaaagtcgtccgaaattgtgtctaattttcagaacattttgaatcttgtcaatcggagttacggttcatgagatatggccaaaacactgacgaggggtcaagctgtccagcaacatccttctttcttcaaaatccaagatccaagcctccaatcgctagttccgcttccttttccatccgagtaTGTCTTTGttactgaaaatgaaatatttaagctaattaagcacctttggttcattatttgagataaaattaacataaagtattaagataatgcatgaattttataactaaatatgcccatatcacccACCTCCTGGCGATTCTGTAGAGTTCTttagccgagaagttggccgatgtgtatattCGCGAGATCGTTACTCGCaatggggttccggtctccattgtttcaAACTATGATGTTCGATCCCGTTTTtggtagaagttccatgaggaactgggcaacGGGTTTTACTTTAACACAACTTATCATCAGCAGACTGACGGCCATAGTGAACGGACGATACACACCCTTGAGGTATAATGCGGGCATGTGTTatcgattttggtgggagctgggactcttACCTACCTCTTGCAGAGATCTCcaacaacaatagttttcactccaGCATTAGTGCTCTGCCTTTTGAGCTCTTATATGGGCGGAGGTTTCGTACCCCGATTTGCTTGGGTGAGATGGCCCACATGGTTATGGGGTGGACCGAGGTAGTCCTTCAGACTATGGAGAGGATTCAACAAATCAGGCAAAGATTGTATATTGCtgagagtcggcagaagagctatgccgaccgacgccgatccgagttggaatttcaggtcggtgacatggtgtTACTGAAAGTCTCacattggaaaggtgtgattctcTTCAGGAatagggggaaattgggtccccattATATTTGGCCATTTCAGGTTATTGCTAGGGTTAGCAAGGTTGCTTACAAATTGGATgttcctgaggagctcagtcagattcacaacccTTTCCATGTTTCGTAGCTGCAGAAATGCGTATTGGATGAGGATGCAGTGGtttcgttggatgatattcaagttgatgagcgcctgaacaATGTCGAGAGGCCAGTAGCCATTCTGGTAAGAAAGGTAAAAGttttgcgtagcaaggaagtacctttggtaaaggtacgatGGAAGCACCAGaggggctccgagtggacctgaGAGCCAGAGGCTGAGATACAGGAGTATGATCCAGATTTGTTCTCTAcagtagacttcgaggaagaagtctagtttaagtgggggagagttgtaacaccccggtTTTCAAATATTTTCAAATTCACCCTTGGTTTTAAATTATAAATCAATTTGATCCCTAAGTCCAAGAATTATGCTTTGAAGCCCTAGTGGAATTTTTATAATATGAGCTggaggagtacgctaagcgtacactcacatacgttgggcgtactcatgttaggaggaaaccctaaattttagggtttgaagggCATTTAAGCATCATATTGGCTCATTTCCTTTCCACCTTTCAACCTCCACTCCATTGGGACGTTTTTGTAAACCTTAATCTTTGAGGTGTGCATTTTGGAGCTCAAGTGTCTGctttttggagtgttcttggtgtgttagaggaagaagaagattcttgGAGAAGCCTTGGTGAAGGAGCAACTTATGGATCTGGGATTCTTACCTTCTTAAGAAGCTccataaggtataaagcttcaatgtTGCCTTGTTTTTCTTTTAGATCTTGCCATGTGGAAATTATGTGTTCTTAGTCCCTTTTCTTGGTGTTAATGAGTATGTGCTACTCTAAGACCAAAGCATCCATCCTTTGTGAAGAAATAAGGTGCTATAAGTCATAAAATTGCTATCTTGGCTCTTGTGGTGCATGAATGAGGTTTTTAGTGGTTTAGACAAGCTAGAATCTTGGTGTTGGGCCTTATTAAGACATGcataaccataaagttggaaactttatggtttggaACACCTCTTTGGACCTGGATTTGAAAGTTGGACGTTGGACTGAATGGGATAAGCTCTTAATCAAAGTCTTGCAAGGCCatcgcgtacgttgggcgtaggtgGTCAATGACACGATTCTGGGTCAATGCAGAGTACGCTAGACGTACAATtgagtacgtcccgcgtacttAGCCTGTTGGGTTTTCAAGTTTGGGCTTCAAGCTTTGGGCCACCTTTTGGGCTTGGATGGTTGGGCCCTTATTGGTCCATCTAATTATGGGTGTTTTTGGGCTAAGTAAAGTGTTGGACCTTGGAGTAAGGCTTAAATAGGAgttggacccaatttggaaaattgggccgatTATGGGCTTTGAGTTAGTATTtatttttgggccttttggatctAGATTTAGGCCTGGGTCTTAGCCCATCTAGGGAAAGGGTAAAGTGGTCATTTACCCTAAGTATGGCTTATTAGTCAAGGATTGTAAtcaaattattaattggatgattATTTTATTGTACTAGTGCGGGGATTTTAGTGAGCTAGCAGTCGGAGGCTTTCAGTGTGATttaacagtgtgaggtgagttttccccactgtacttatgggtcgaaggcaccaaggccagccctttggATTATTATCCTAATTACCGTATGATTGAGTATTgtattgatctgttagatatgtatcttggtagataggatgatactATGCGTAGTGATTTGTAAGATTTGTCTGCTCATTATTGTCTGGTTAATTGTatgattatctattatatgtgtGTCGACACATCGTATATGTGGTTAGGTCGAGGCGGTCcttctttgtgctgaaggccaatagacCTAGAGCGTCccgaatagactgaaggccagtggggcgtaccagtcaggctgaaggcacggagaacggtccagatggGCTAAAGGCTCGGTGTGGCgtaccagtcatgttgaaggttctaTGAGCGTACCAGGTAGAATGTAGGCCAGTGGGGGGTTACAGTCAGATTGAACGATCTATATGCATGCTGTTTATTGTTATTATTCTGGTTTTGtgttgtgttggtattttgggggaacgcACTAAGCTTTGGACTTaaagttttgggttatgtttcaggtacttaaaATGATCGCGGGAAGACAAATgtgtgatcgtgcacatcctcgtgttttgtttatgtattttttaatataagaaatagttttgtttttactaattttatataattattaaattacattttaatatatttaataaataaaataagaggTAATAATGGATGATAATCCTCGCCTTTAAAAGCCCTAAAAGAGATGAAGGTGAGTATAAAATGACCatggtaaaaaaaataaaaaataaaaaataaaaaagttggaGGGGATGGGAGGTACCCACGACACGTAATGTTTTAGAGAATCTTCAAAGTGAAATTTTGAGGGTCGAATTATGCaaatataatatgattattttaaccATTTTCGTGAAGGTTAGTTTAATTGAGTAAAAAGTTAAAACCTTTTAAATACTCCAAACCAAACTTCCCCTCCAAAAGGACTTGGTTGAGTAGTCTTTGAGTTCTGCAGCTAATAATTCATGCACGTGGACCAGTTTTCTACTCCTCTAGCGAGCTGGCTTCTTCCTACCTAAGCCTTGTGGGTCGAATGGGTAAAGCTATTTAGTACTTGGGCTTGGTTTTCCGGATCCAGGATCGTATCAGACTTATTCAAACCATTTAATGCTAAACTACCACTTTAACCAACTTGCCCAACACTTTTCCTAAAAGATGACCTCTTTCTCCAACTTTCTCATGTAATTCTGAAAAAGACTCTAAATAAGACAGAAACAGCTCCTAAGGAGTATTAATCAGCTATACtgagtgatttttttttttctttgttatcACTTGTCAATATTTTGTTTCCTTAGAACCATCAAAGAGACGAAAAACATCTGATGATCACATAAAAGAAAACATGTATCAAGCAAAAAGCATTCTACAGTCATTGTTGATGATCCTTTTTTTCCGATTTAGCATTTCTACCGACTCCATCACACTCACTCAGCCTGTTAAAGATGGTGATGTATTAGTCTCCGGTGGAGAAAGTTTTGCGCTTGGATTCTTTAGCCCCAGAAATTCCAGCAACCGGTATGTGGGTATCTGGTATAACAAGGTGTCGGAGCAAACGGTAGTATGGGTTGCCAATAGAGATCATCCGATCACTAACTCAACAGGTATCCTATCACTTGATGAAACAGGAAACCTCGTATTGCGTGAGAGTACTCAACCCTTTGTGTTCTGGTCGACCAACGTTTCTGGAGTGGAGAATAATAATGATGTTTCCGCTCAGTTGTTGGATTCCGGGAACTTAGTGTTGTttcaaggtcaaaacagagaggTTTATTCATGGCAAAGCTTTGATCATCCTTCAAATACTATTCTTCCGGGTTTGAAATTCGGGATAGATAAGAAAACGGGTATGAACAGGATGGCTACGTCTTGGGAATCCAGTGGGAACCCTGGAATCGGGGAGTATTCGTTTAAAATAGAAACTAGTGAGTCAACTCAGTTGTTCCTGTACAAAGGTACGACAGCAGTTTGGCGAGGCGGCTCATGGACGGGTCATGGGTGGAGCGGTGTACCGGAGATGACACAGAACTACTTGTTTAACGTCACTTACACAGACAACAACGATGAGGTAGCACTAGTTTACCTTATACGTAACTCATCAATTTTCTCAAGATTAGTCCTTAACGAGTCTGGGAAAGTTGAGAGGTCAACATGGCATGATGCAGATCGTCGGTGGATTGTGTTCTGGTCGGCTCCAAAAGACGAGTGCGATGGATACAACCATTGTGGTCCTTTTGGCCTTTGTGATCCATACAAGTCCGGAACTTTCGAGTGTGATTGTCTTCCAGGGTATGAGCCTCGGTCACCACAGGATTGGTACCTCAGAGATGCGTCCGGAGGATGTAAGAGAAAGGTCGGGACCGAGGTGTGCAAGGAGGGAGAGGGGTTCGTGGAGTTGGCACGTGTGAAGGTACCCGACACGTCGACAGCACGCGTGAACATGAGCTTGGGATTGGAAGCATGTAAAGGGTTGTGCTTGAGGAATTGCACGTGCATGGGGTATGCGGTTGCTGATATTAGCGGAGGAGGGCGAGGCTGCGTCACTTGGTATGGAGAGATGATTGATACAAGAACGTATTCAGATGGGGGCCAATCTTTCTTTATCAGGGTGGATGCAGAAGAATTAGGTACGCCATCAATTCCTTCTCTAATGCTATTTAATATTTaagtccttttttttttttagctttttccaaagatgaaaaaaaatATCTATTCCCGTAATTGATAGGTGTTGTCGATTTTTTTTTCTGGCCAAACATgatataaaatcgaaaaataattCATCACGTCTAATAAAAAAACGAATTCTTTGTCAAATGAGGAACAACCAAGATATCGAGTATAGtaatatttttatgaaccatGAATTCTCCTATATGTGAAACTGACAAATTGTTTCCATTAACAAAAACAACATGTGAATTACCAAAATATGGAGTAGATGAGGTGACATTGTCTGTTGAGGAAGTCATATGGAGTAGATGAGGTGACATTGTCTATTGAGGAAGTCATATATGCAGTTGCTCCCGAGTCCACATACCAATTGGGATTTCCCTAAGTGACATGACACTAGGAATGAAAAGCTTGTGCCAAGTTGGAGTCTTGATGGAGTGAGTTTGAAGCATAAGTGGACAAACTTGGACAAGAGGATGCTTAATGTCCATTGGTGCGACAAAGTTGGCAATGGGGAGGACGACACCCCCCACGGCCTCTACCACCACCAGCAGATCCATGAGAGCCACCACGTGAATAATTATAAGATCGAACCCTGTTGTTAGTGGATCGAGATGCGAGATAAAAGTTGCGGGTGGAGTAGTGGTGTCACGGATGGATTGTAAAGATAACTCATGGCTTTCTGCTTGTGATGTAAGATCACGAAAAGTAGGAGATGGTTTATTGGTGCGTATCGCAATAGAGAATATTTCAAACGAATGCCCTAATCCACATAAGAACTAGTGGATTTTATCCATATCTTCAATAGGTTGGCCTATGGTAGCCAATTTATCACAAGTAGACTTGAACTTTCTACCGTATTCTGAGATAATAGAGTTACCTTTTGTCATCTAGCGCAAAGAGTCTCGTAAAGAATGAATTATTTCTACCGAAGAACTATTGTAGGCGGATTCTAGTGAAGTCCAGATCAAGTGAGTTGTGGAGAGGCCAAGCACTTCGGCAGCAGCCTCTTCAGTCAACGAAGAATTAAGAAGGATCACAGCCTTCTGATCAAGATCAAACCAGGATGTAAACACTGTATTCGGAACTAGTTTGTTGTCAACTTCGATTGTTTTGGAAGGTGGAATAGAGGTGTCATCAACGTGGGGCAAAAGCTTTTGATAGGAGAGTAAGTGAAGCATCTGATTCTCCCAGAGAAGATTATTGGTGGAACATAACTTGATGGGAATCATATGAAGTTAAGTGTTCGTTGAAAAATTCCCATCTTGAGAAGTCGACATCGTCTAGGGTTTTGAGAAATAGAAGAAGAAAAATAAAAGGAGGGAAGGATCGGATGGGTTAGGCTGATACCATGTAATACTGAGATTAAGTGAACCACATTCATAATCGTGTGTATGATATTGAATATATACTGGGAAGTTACAATAGTGAGATCCTATAATGTAGGATCTAGAATATACAGATATACATAACATAATAAACaatatatacaatatatattTATCTAATATTCATTACATAAAAAGCTAAAAACATAACAACGATTTATTACAATTTAAATTTGTCTTTTTCGTGTCGACATCTTTTGAAACCACTCCATTACTTTTCATTCTCAACTTTCACAAGTGCTTCGGTCTCAACATAGCAAAACAAAGTGTCGTTCAAAAAGTCATCACCAATTTTGTTGCGTAAGTCGGTGTTCAAGAGCTTCATCTTCGAAATACATCTTTCTACACTTGCGGTTGCTACAGGTAATATCAAAGTTAACTTTAAAAGCTTATAAACCAAAGGATAAGGCTGATGTTTCCCCGTACTAACCATCAAACGAGAAAGATAAGAAATTCCTTTCAAACTGGTGAAACGCTCATCTTTGATGCAAGGGTGATAAAATATGTCAAGTTATCCTTCAAGGTCTATCATATCTAAATCATCAAAGTCATACTTGTACAACTTACCCAACTTTAACAAGTTTGATTTGTCAAATTGTGCATATGAATCACAAGGGCTTAAAGCATACATGTATTCTAGTAGTTGGGTGGTTGTTTCACTAAATCGATCCTGATATTTTGTAAGTTGCATATTCACCACCATGTTGAAGATTTCAACCTCGAAATGAAATCTATTAGTCTTTGTGGTCTTACGATTTCTCGCACCAACATACAACTCTTCCATATCCAAAGTATCAATATTGCGTGTTAGACAAAAAGAGGATTCCTTTGGCAGCAAACCTTATGTTTCATAAAGATTTCAATGCCTCCATTGTCACTCTAAGCATCGAATGTGCTTCTAAAATGTATAGATATTTTCTTTGAAGTTACTTTGACAATGTACCTATGAGGTGTAAAATCTCATACATCATACATAAGTAAAACATGAACTCATACGATTTAAAATATGATAAGATTCCGGATGCTTGTTGACGCTTTGCAAATGACCCTTCATCCTCTTTCACAAAATCTAACACTACAAGAACATCCGCAAACAACTTCATCAAACTTGTGAGTGTGTTGAAATGTGAACCCCATCTTGTATCTGCCGCTAGAACTAGTGTAgtctcttgatttaaccattttttcGTTTCAAGTTCACTACTACACAAGCCTTTTGCACCATTTCTCTTGCTTGTTCCCATAATAAGTCTTTTCTTTTACACGATGCACAAACAACATTAACCACCAACGGAATTTGCTCAAAAAGTCACTAACACCAACATGCTTCTTTGCTATTACCACAACCACTAACTGCAGTTGGTGTGCAAAGCAATATACATAAAAAGTTGTGTTGTTCTCTTGTAATATCAAAGATTCCAAAACATTGAAGTCCCCTCGCATATTTCTAGCCCCATTGTAACCTTGTCTATCACATGGCTTTTAGCACTTCAATGTAAAGGCCTCTATTTTCCAAGTTAACCGACTTGTCATGACCACGAAACGGTAAACCAGTTTTCAGTGAAAGTCTAACAACAATAATAGAAACATGTAACCGAACTTCATATTTACGGCCATCCGCCTCGGTTTGCCTCCTTAAGAGTACATCAATAGGTTATTTTTCTCCCAATAGAAAATCACATTTTTCTCTTACTTTGTTGTGAAAACTATCAATACTACCCTCATGAGTCTAAAATGCTTTTTTTTATTCCAAGTATCAAAACCTTAGGAAACAAATGCATATCTCCCTCCTTTTTGTCCCATGAGGTcttcacacacataacaatatAAATAATATGCTCTATTCTTTTCCACATTAAATTCCAACCAATCAAAATCTTTAAATCATGAAGGAATGAAGCTTCTTAATCTATCACATATTTTCTTTTTTGGAAACTTATGTGACATTATTTGACAAGGCCCTTGAAGCAAATAAGCTCTTCTTAGATCATCTCTTACATGTGATTTATAGCTTGTAATCTTTGGCCTATCTGCCGTGTCCTTTGGAAGATCTT
The genomic region above belongs to Lactuca sativa cultivar Salinas chromosome 4, Lsat_Salinas_v11, whole genome shotgun sequence and contains:
- the LOC111897100 gene encoding G-type lectin S-receptor-like serine/threonine-protein kinase RKS1, which gives rise to MYQAKSILQSLLMILFFRFSISTDSITLTQPVKDGDVLVSGGESFALGFFSPRNSSNRYVGIWYNKVSEQTVVWVANRDHPITNSTGILSLDETGNLVLRESTQPFVFWSTNVSGVENNNDVSAQLLDSGNLVLFQGQNREVYSWQSFDHPSNTILPGLKFGIDKKTGMNRMATSWESSGNPGIGEYSFKIETSESTQLFLYKGTTAVWRGGSWTGHGWSGVPEMTQNYLFNVTYTDNNDEVALVYLIRNSSIFSRLVLNESGKVERSTWHDADRRWIVFWSAPKDECDGYNHCGPFGLCDPYKSGTFECDCLPGYEPRSPQDWYLRDASGGCKRKVGTEVCKEGEGFVELARVKVPDTSTARVNMSLGLEACKGLCLRNCTCMGYAVADISGGGRGCVTWYGEMIDTRTYSDGGQSFFIRVDAEELAKYSTNKPKSSHQNPFVIIGLPVIAAGLIISMLICCYIRKKKANQSKREIRLGFSDSLKSMEGSFMEKDFGENVDLHVFDLSTIVAATDNFSFSNKLGEGGFGSVYKGKLLNGQEIAVKRLSQGSGQGMHEFTNEVTLIAKLQHRNLVRLLGYCFHKEEKMLIYEYLPNKGLDSFIFDQEKGCLLDWKKRFLIIRGIVRGLLYLHQDSRLRIIHRDLKASNVLLDADLNPKISDFGMAKIFGSDQDQAITRRVVGTYGYMSPEYAMEGLFSVKSDVYSFGILVLEIISGRKNNSYYLENSVNLVGHVWDLWKQDKALTVVDSSLGDAYDAREILLCIHVGILCVQESATDRPTMTDVAFMLSNRETQLPTPNQPAYIFRQLNYGTDSTTASASCGDGSVYDRSITTVYAR